The following proteins are co-located in the Dyadobacter chenwenxiniae genome:
- a CDS encoding alkaline phosphatase, with amino-acid sequence MLLRISLLLSFAAFSSFCFGQKDRPKGIEHVIVIGVDGLSPDGINKGKSPVLHDMIANGSVKWNVRTVLTSASSQNWASMIMGAGPEQHGIINNDWEIDKHTLPPIVQEKDGRFPTIFSIFHKANPKAEIGVVYHWDGFGRLFQKDAVNHDKRFGTEDSTATDFINYIKTKKPALGFVHFDHVDHAGHHGGHGSEEYYQSVAKADSLIGKILSALKDAGIMDKTLVIVWADHGGVGKGHGGATPQEAEIAGIFYGKDVKKGYKIEQEVYTYDLASTIAFVLGVQQPYAWIGRPVKPAFEGFKEPENLWKGEK; translated from the coding sequence ATGTTGCTCAGAATTTCACTTCTCTTATCATTTGCAGCGTTTTCTTCTTTTTGTTTTGGCCAAAAAGACAGGCCGAAAGGCATTGAACACGTGATTGTTATCGGCGTTGACGGGCTTAGTCCGGACGGCATTAACAAAGGGAAATCGCCCGTGCTGCACGATATGATCGCCAACGGCAGCGTAAAATGGAATGTGCGAACTGTGCTCACTTCGGCGAGCAGCCAGAACTGGGCCTCCATGATCATGGGTGCGGGCCCTGAGCAACATGGCATTATCAATAACGACTGGGAGATTGACAAGCACACTTTGCCGCCCATCGTGCAGGAAAAGGACGGCCGCTTTCCCACTATTTTCAGTATATTTCATAAGGCGAATCCTAAGGCCGAAATTGGCGTGGTGTATCATTGGGATGGTTTTGGGAGGTTATTTCAAAAAGATGCGGTGAATCACGACAAGCGTTTTGGCACCGAGGATTCCACTGCAACCGATTTCATCAATTATATCAAAACCAAAAAGCCTGCGTTGGGTTTCGTGCATTTCGATCATGTAGACCATGCGGGCCATCACGGCGGTCACGGCTCGGAGGAATATTATCAGTCCGTTGCCAAAGCCGATTCGCTGATCGGGAAAATCCTTTCGGCCCTGAAAGATGCCGGAATAATGGACAAAACACTGGTGATCGTTTGGGCTGATCATGGTGGAGTTGGTAAAGGTCACGGTGGCGCAACGCCTCAGGAAGCCGAAATTGCCGGGATTTTTTATGGTAAGGATGTTAAAAAAGGATATAAGATCGAGCAGGAAGTTTACACTTATGATCTTGCGTCCACGATTGCATTTGTCCTTGGCGTTCAGCAGCCTTATGCCTGGATTGGACGCCCCGTGAAACCCGCTTTTGAAGGTTTCAAGGAACCGGAAAATCTCTGGAAAGGAGAAAAATAA
- a CDS encoding aspartate aminotransferase family protein: protein MASHNRTEGDINLSEARRDWYAVISDPETVAYLEEDAEHFLHQSLSTPCLDVLASCEGIYLTDIQGKTYMDFHGNNVHQLGYRNPYIIEKLKEQLDILPFSPRRYTNVPAIELAKKLGSLLPGNLNRVLFAPGGTSAISMALKLARIVTGKHKVVSLWDSFHGASLDAISAGGELDFRKDMGPLMPGVERIPPPMTYRGPFAAAGNGDIAYADYLEYVIEKEGDIGAFLIETIRNTDVQIPSQAYWDKVREICTRHKVMLILDEIPIAFGRTGKMFAFEHYDIEPDIICLGKGMGGGVMPMAAIVARDTHNIAQSVSLGHFTHEKSPLGSVAALAMLDYMEQNRILEKVQEDAVFMAGELQKLQDKFPLIGDVRGVGLLWGIELVRDKDTKEKAVKEAEIVMYECLKNGLSFKVSQGNVLQLSPPLIISRAQLHEALLILENALEKASVFV from the coding sequence ATGGCCAGTCACAACAGAACAGAAGGAGATATCAACTTGTCGGAGGCGCGCCGTGATTGGTATGCCGTGATAAGCGATCCTGAAACTGTTGCTTATCTGGAAGAAGATGCGGAGCATTTTCTGCATCAGTCGTTATCGACGCCTTGCCTGGATGTTCTGGCTTCCTGCGAAGGGATTTATCTGACTGATATTCAGGGCAAAACTTACATGGATTTTCACGGCAACAATGTGCACCAGCTCGGTTACCGGAATCCTTACATCATTGAAAAATTAAAAGAACAGCTCGATATCCTGCCTTTTTCGCCGCGGCGTTACACCAATGTCCCGGCAATTGAACTGGCAAAGAAGCTGGGAAGTTTGCTGCCGGGCAACCTTAACCGCGTGCTTTTTGCGCCGGGAGGAACTTCGGCGATCAGTATGGCGCTGAAACTGGCGCGGATCGTGACGGGAAAACATAAAGTTGTTTCACTTTGGGATTCATTCCACGGCGCTTCGCTCGATGCAATTTCTGCGGGCGGTGAGCTGGATTTTCGCAAAGATATGGGCCCGCTTATGCCTGGCGTGGAGCGCATTCCGCCGCCAATGACCTACCGCGGACCATTTGCGGCCGCGGGCAACGGCGATATAGCTTATGCAGATTATCTGGAATATGTGATTGAAAAAGAAGGCGATATAGGCGCTTTTTTGATCGAAACCATTAGAAATACAGATGTTCAGATTCCCTCACAAGCTTATTGGGACAAAGTCCGGGAGATCTGTACGAGGCATAAAGTTATGCTGATCCTGGACGAGATTCCGATCGCATTCGGCAGGACAGGCAAAATGTTTGCATTTGAACATTACGACATTGAGCCGGACATTATTTGTCTGGGAAAAGGCATGGGCGGAGGCGTAATGCCGATGGCCGCCATCGTGGCACGAGACACGCATAATATTGCTCAAAGCGTCTCGCTGGGGCATTTTACACATGAAAAAAGTCCGCTGGGGAGCGTAGCCGCATTGGCGATGCTCGACTATATGGAGCAAAACCGAATCCTCGAAAAAGTGCAGGAAGATGCCGTTTTCATGGCTGGTGAATTACAAAAACTACAAGATAAATTTCCCTTAATCGGGGATGTGAGGGGCGTGGGGTTATTGTGGGGGATTGAATTAGTAAGAGACAAAGACACCAAGGAAAAAGCCGTAAAGGAAGCAGAAATTGTGATGTACGAATGCCTGAAAAATGGTTTGAGTTTCAAAGTTTCGCAGGGAAATGTGCTGCAATTATCGCCGCCGCTGATCATCAGTCGTGCGCAATTGCACGAAGCCTTGCTGATTCTTGAAAACGCCCTGGAAAAGGCCTCCGTCTTTGTATAA
- a CDS encoding DUF5690 family protein codes for MRLQKALQRSNALFIAWAVIASFGAYFCMYAFRKPFNAGLYQGLELGDVSYKAVLIISQVAGYTLSKFAGIKVISELQHSSRIKLIISLILVAEIALLFFGLVPYPYNFIFLFINGLPLGMVYGVVFSFLEGRRFTEMLAMGLNISVVVASGILKTTYIELHTMLPGISEFWMPVFMGAIFLPFFCFFVWMLSVIPEPTPEDIQLRTERKPMTKEDKRVVMAKFGFPIVCLVVFYATLVVLRDFRDNFTIEIWNEIDANWGSSVFTTTEMITGVVVLVIIGSLAFVRDNVKGFRLTNLILFVSVTLLGAGTFLFQKGAISGFYWMLMVGLGTFLAYTVLQTVIFERMIALFRMKANAGFFVYICESIGYLGSVALLLYKEFFMKDLSWSKVLMQFTYIQFFLGLLLLACANIYLERIRTNQEQKADGSSLATA; via the coding sequence ATGCGTTTACAAAAAGCATTGCAGCGTTCCAACGCGCTGTTCATTGCCTGGGCCGTCATTGCCTCTTTTGGAGCTTATTTTTGCATGTATGCCTTCCGAAAACCCTTCAATGCGGGTCTGTATCAGGGACTTGAACTCGGGGATGTGAGTTACAAAGCAGTTCTGATCATTTCGCAGGTTGCGGGCTATACACTTTCCAAATTTGCTGGGATTAAGGTCATTTCCGAGCTGCAGCACAGCTCCCGGATCAAGCTTATTATCTCATTAATCCTCGTTGCGGAAATCGCCTTGCTGTTTTTCGGGCTTGTTCCTTACCCTTACAATTTCATTTTTCTTTTTATCAATGGCCTGCCGCTCGGAATGGTTTACGGCGTTGTTTTCAGTTTTCTGGAAGGGCGGCGGTTTACCGAAATGCTGGCAATGGGGCTTAACATCAGTGTTGTTGTAGCTTCCGGAATTTTAAAAACCACTTACATTGAGCTGCACACCATGCTTCCAGGCATTTCAGAATTCTGGATGCCGGTATTTATGGGTGCAATTTTCTTGCCGTTTTTCTGCTTTTTTGTGTGGATGCTTTCGGTCATTCCTGAGCCCACGCCTGAGGACATTCAATTGAGAACGGAGCGTAAGCCGATGACAAAGGAAGACAAGCGCGTTGTGATGGCGAAATTTGGCTTTCCAATCGTTTGTCTGGTCGTATTTTATGCTACGCTCGTTGTTCTGCGCGATTTCAGGGACAATTTTACTATCGAGATCTGGAATGAAATTGACGCAAATTGGGGAAGCAGCGTTTTCACAACCACAGAAATGATCACCGGCGTCGTGGTGCTGGTAATTATCGGCAGCCTTGCTTTTGTGCGGGATAATGTGAAAGGTTTCCGACTCACGAATTTGATCCTTTTTGTATCTGTCACATTGTTAGGCGCGGGAACATTCCTTTTTCAAAAAGGGGCAATCAGTGGCTTTTACTGGATGCTGATGGTGGGACTGGGGACTTTCCTGGCTTACACGGTGCTCCAAACGGTCATTTTCGAGCGGATGATCGCGCTTTTCAGGATGAAGGCCAATGCGGGCTTCTTTGTTTATATCTGCGAAAGCATTGGTTACCTCGGCAGCGTCGCCCTGCTGCTTTATAAGGAGTTTTTTATGAAAGATCTCAGCTGGTCCAAAGTACTGATGCAATTCACATACATTCAATTTTTCCTGGGATTGTTGCTGCTGGCGTGCGCCAATATTTATCTGGAAAGGATCCGGACAAACCAGGAGCAAAAGGCGGATGGGTCCAGCCTGGCGACTGCCTGA
- the nhaA gene encoding Na+/H+ antiporter NhaA, which produces MAKLINLRPFREFLQSGSAGGIILIICVIVSLIIANTGAGPGLEALLASELGYNFQDIHLRYSLLIWINDGLMAIFFLMVGLEIKRELVEGELSSLKKAALPIFAALGGVIAPALIFTALNKNTETAGGWGIPMATDIAFAIAIITMLGKKVPASLKIFLAALAIVDDLMAILVIAIFYSSELHYTYLLYAGGIFVALLALNKMGVKNLAAYIIPGVFIWYFIHHSGVHATIAGVLTAFAIPTNPDATESPLEKLEHMLMKPVNFLIMPVFALANTNIRFEDGMIQGLTTPLGLGIILGLVVGKPLGITALSWLSVKLGISARPHGAGWLHIVGVGMLGGIGFTMSVFIALLSFAGKDLILSEAKFSILTGSILSGLLGCAMLTWVSRRSGKY; this is translated from the coding sequence ATGGCTAAACTCATCAACCTTCGACCATTCAGAGAATTCTTGCAATCGGGATCAGCGGGTGGGATCATCCTCATTATCTGCGTCATCGTTTCGCTCATCATTGCTAACACAGGCGCCGGTCCGGGGCTGGAAGCACTGCTGGCCAGCGAACTGGGATATAATTTTCAAGACATTCATCTCAGATATTCTTTGCTAATCTGGATTAACGATGGTTTAATGGCCATCTTCTTCCTGATGGTGGGATTGGAGATCAAAAGGGAGCTGGTAGAAGGGGAGTTGTCGTCTTTGAAAAAGGCTGCGCTGCCTATTTTCGCAGCATTGGGAGGTGTTATTGCTCCCGCTCTGATTTTCACGGCATTGAACAAAAACACGGAAACCGCCGGCGGCTGGGGAATTCCGATGGCCACGGACATTGCATTTGCGATTGCGATCATTACCATGTTGGGCAAAAAAGTGCCAGCCTCCCTCAAAATTTTCCTCGCCGCACTGGCCATTGTCGACGATTTAATGGCTATTCTGGTTATTGCCATTTTTTATTCATCCGAGCTGCATTACACGTATTTGCTTTATGCAGGAGGGATTTTCGTGGCATTGCTCGCTTTGAATAAGATGGGCGTGAAAAACCTTGCTGCTTACATTATTCCGGGCGTTTTTATATGGTATTTTATCCACCATTCCGGTGTGCACGCGACCATTGCAGGTGTCCTGACTGCATTTGCAATCCCTACAAATCCGGACGCGACGGAATCGCCTTTGGAAAAGCTGGAACATATGCTGATGAAGCCGGTGAATTTTTTGATTATGCCCGTCTTTGCGCTGGCCAACACCAACATCAGGTTTGAAGACGGCATGATTCAGGGATTGACGACGCCGTTAGGCTTAGGCATTATTCTGGGGCTTGTTGTGGGGAAACCGCTGGGAATCACTGCGCTTTCGTGGTTGTCCGTGAAGCTGGGCATTAGTGCCAGACCGCACGGGGCGGGCTGGCTTCACATTGTGGGTGTGGGAATGCTGGGCGGAATTGGCTTTACCATGTCCGTTTTCATCGCGCTGCTTTCTTTTGCGGGAAAGGATCTGATTTTATCCGAAGCTAAGTTTTCCATCCTTACCGGCTCGATCTTGTCCGGATTATTAGGCTGTGCAATGCTTACCTGGGTCAGCAGGAGATCTGGGAAATACTAA
- the nfi gene encoding deoxyribonuclease V (cleaves DNA at apurinic or apyrimidinic sites) — protein sequence MDNIIETPESNYGQLTIAEATLIQEKLRAQVNLSPMEGEIKTIAGADISLDLNSEIVYAGMVVLSYPDLNPISYSLVQTTNIFPYVPGYLAFREIPALLKVYEQFPVKPDCIMFDGNGILHKRRLGIATHFGVLTDTVTLGCAKKKLAGNYADPGETKGEYTLVTDKGDTIGFALRSKINVKPVFISPGHRMSLRDSMDIAMKCLRKHRLPEPTRRAHEFVNKFRTGELKEGYHKLEQWSLF from the coding sequence ATGGATAACATAATTGAAACGCCGGAATCTAATTACGGGCAACTCACCATTGCCGAAGCCACGCTTATCCAGGAAAAACTGAGGGCCCAGGTTAACCTTTCGCCCATGGAGGGCGAGATCAAAACCATCGCAGGTGCCGATATTTCGCTCGACCTGAACAGTGAGATTGTGTATGCCGGCATGGTTGTTCTCAGCTACCCCGACTTAAATCCGATTTCATATTCACTCGTGCAGACGACCAATATTTTCCCCTACGTGCCGGGTTATCTTGCTTTTCGCGAAATCCCGGCATTGTTAAAAGTTTATGAGCAGTTCCCAGTGAAGCCCGACTGCATAATGTTTGACGGAAACGGGATACTGCACAAGCGGAGACTGGGAATCGCCACACATTTCGGGGTCCTGACAGACACTGTGACCTTGGGTTGCGCAAAGAAAAAGCTGGCTGGAAATTATGCGGACCCTGGCGAAACGAAAGGGGAATATACACTTGTGACCGACAAAGGCGATACCATCGGATTTGCGCTCCGAAGCAAGATTAATGTAAAGCCCGTTTTTATTTCACCTGGACACAGAATGAGCCTTAGAGACAGCATGGACATTGCCATGAAATGCCTTAGGAAACACCGGCTTCCGGAACCCACCCGCAGGGCGCATGAGTTTGTGAACAAGTTCCGGACCGGCGAGTTAAAAGAAGGTTATCACAAATTGGAACAATGGAGCTTGTTCTGA
- a CDS encoding glycoside hydrolase family 18 protein has product MLFIKFTKTLIPAFTALLITSLPFLNACKSEEKKEESAAATDSLSAKPVVIGYVGGFRGLVNTDSIEVDKLTHINYAFVDVQKGKAFLTNEKTDSTNFRKLKLLKEKNPDLKILISLGGWTWSENFSDAVLTEASRKIFAKSAVDIIKKYDLDGVDIDWEYPGMPGEDGNVYRPEDKQNFTLMFEAIRKELDVFERESGKKKLLTTAVPGFTSFLKVVEMGKAAKYLDYVNMMTYDLFQGDTAVHHAALYNSDIYKASHSVDNAVKAFSAEGVPMNKLVVGLPFYGRMFRVAKLDKGLGQKQISQKYVDGYTMIKDSMVNKNGFKEYRDEVAKAPYLLNAKTGDVLSYDDEQSVRDKCKYVLDKKLAGVMFWEYDSDSKTYLLDEIDKTFK; this is encoded by the coding sequence ATGCTTTTCATCAAATTTACCAAAACCCTCATTCCCGCATTTACGGCCCTGCTCATTACTTCCCTGCCGTTTTTGAATGCTTGTAAATCCGAAGAAAAAAAGGAAGAATCCGCTGCTGCAACCGATAGCCTGTCCGCAAAACCAGTCGTGATCGGTTACGTAGGCGGTTTCCGCGGCCTTGTTAATACGGACAGCATTGAAGTTGACAAGCTCACGCACATTAATTATGCATTTGTAGATGTGCAAAAGGGCAAAGCTTTTTTAACCAATGAAAAAACAGATTCCACAAATTTCCGCAAGCTTAAATTGCTGAAAGAGAAAAACCCAGATCTTAAAATTCTGATTTCCCTCGGTGGCTGGACTTGGAGTGAAAACTTCTCTGACGCAGTCTTAACCGAAGCTTCCAGAAAAATATTTGCCAAAAGCGCTGTTGACATCATCAAAAAATACGACCTCGACGGCGTGGATATTGATTGGGAATATCCGGGCATGCCGGGCGAAGACGGCAACGTTTACCGACCAGAGGACAAGCAGAACTTCACATTGATGTTCGAGGCGATCCGCAAAGAACTGGATGTTTTTGAAAGAGAATCGGGCAAAAAGAAGTTGCTTACCACGGCGGTTCCGGGTTTTACCTCATTTCTCAAAGTGGTTGAAATGGGTAAAGCGGCAAAATATCTAGATTATGTAAACATGATGACTTACGACCTTTTTCAGGGCGATACGGCTGTCCACCATGCTGCTTTATATAATTCCGATATTTACAAAGCGAGCCATTCTGTGGATAATGCTGTGAAAGCGTTTTCGGCAGAAGGCGTTCCGATGAATAAGCTGGTCGTAGGACTTCCTTTTTACGGAAGAATGTTCCGCGTTGCGAAGCTGGACAAAGGGCTGGGCCAAAAGCAGATTTCACAAAAATATGTGGATGGTTACACGATGATCAAAGACAGTATGGTTAACAAAAACGGCTTTAAAGAATACCGGGACGAGGTCGCCAAAGCGCCATATCTGCTGAATGCGAAGACAGGCGACGTGCTGAGCTATGACGACGAGCAGTCTGTCAGGGATAAATGCAAATATGTGCTGGATAAAAAGCTAGCCGGCGTGATGTTCTGGGAATATGATTCAGATTCCAAAACGTATCTGCTGGATGAAATTGATAAGACATTCAAATAA
- the ligD gene encoding non-homologous end-joining DNA ligase: protein MKKKAELTHLDKIYWPDENITKGELLEYYSLIAPHILPYLKNRPLSLRRNPNGIKEAGFFQKDAGDNIPDWIKTEEILAESTGKMVNYFICNDVETLLYLANMGCIEMNPWNSTTNKLDNPDYIVMDIDPSDNNTFEEVIDVALVIKELIDQTGMTGFCKTSGSSGLHVYIPFGKKYTYDESRGFAEILATLVTERLPEITTLERSLAKRKKNQIYVDFMQNRIAQTLASVYSVRPKPGATVSAPLEWNEVKHGLTPQDFTIKNMLKRVEEKGDLFKGVLGKGVDMAKALQKLEALQAG, encoded by the coding sequence ATGAAAAAGAAAGCGGAACTGACGCATCTGGACAAAATCTACTGGCCCGACGAAAATATAACCAAAGGCGAGCTTTTGGAATATTACAGCTTGATAGCGCCTCATATTTTACCCTATCTTAAAAACCGCCCGCTGTCGCTTAGGCGTAACCCCAATGGCATCAAGGAAGCCGGATTTTTTCAAAAAGATGCGGGAGATAACATTCCGGATTGGATCAAAACAGAGGAAATCCTTGCGGAATCGACAGGTAAAATGGTGAATTATTTCATTTGCAATGATGTAGAAACATTGCTTTATCTGGCCAATATGGGCTGCATTGAGATGAATCCCTGGAATTCCACCACCAATAAGCTGGATAACCCGGATTACATTGTGATGGACATCGACCCGTCGGATAATAACACATTTGAGGAAGTTATCGACGTGGCGCTTGTAATCAAAGAGCTTATAGACCAGACGGGTATGACGGGTTTTTGTAAAACCTCCGGATCAAGCGGGCTGCATGTTTACATTCCTTTTGGTAAAAAATATACTTACGACGAAAGTCGTGGTTTCGCCGAAATCCTGGCAACATTGGTGACAGAACGGCTTCCTGAAATCACAACATTGGAGCGCTCACTCGCTAAGCGTAAAAAGAACCAGATCTACGTCGATTTCATGCAAAACCGGATTGCACAAACCCTCGCTTCGGTGTATAGCGTTCGTCCGAAGCCCGGAGCGACCGTTTCCGCGCCGCTGGAATGGAACGAAGTGAAGCATGGATTGACCCCACAAGATTTCACAATCAAGAATATGCTGAAACGCGTCGAGGAAAAAGGGGATCTTTTCAAGGGCGTTTTGGGAAAAGGCGTGGATATGGCGAAGGCATTACAGAAGCTTGAAGCATTGCAAGCGGGGTAA
- the ku gene encoding non-homologous end joining protein Ku: MRAIWSGAIGFGLVNIPVKLFSATQQAELDLDMLDKKDHANIKYQRVNGNTGKEVDWDDIVKGYKVEDEYVVLNEKDFEKASPEKTKIIEIAEFVNEKDIDSIYYETPYYLQPEKSGGKPYALLRDALKKTGKAGLGTYVLRNRESLVLIKAAGNMLILNKIRFQDEIREADELDIPDVKIKPAEMAMAVQLIEQLTTEFDISNYKDTYTESLLKLIMDKAKGKKPTTPKMKIVHSKSKDLMAQLKESLSAPKRKAS, from the coding sequence ATGAGAGCAATTTGGTCCGGGGCTATCGGATTTGGCCTTGTCAACATTCCCGTCAAACTTTTCAGCGCGACTCAGCAAGCCGAGCTGGATCTGGATATGCTGGACAAAAAAGATCACGCAAACATTAAGTATCAGCGTGTTAATGGCAACACCGGCAAAGAAGTCGACTGGGATGACATTGTGAAGGGTTACAAGGTTGAAGATGAGTATGTGGTGCTTAACGAAAAGGATTTTGAAAAAGCCAGCCCGGAGAAAACCAAGATCATTGAGATTGCAGAGTTTGTCAACGAAAAAGACATTGACAGCATTTACTACGAAACGCCTTACTATTTGCAGCCGGAAAAATCTGGCGGAAAGCCTTACGCATTGCTGCGCGATGCGTTGAAAAAAACGGGTAAGGCCGGTCTGGGAACCTATGTTTTGAGAAATCGGGAGAGTTTGGTTTTGATTAAAGCGGCTGGCAACATGCTCATCCTGAACAAAATCAGATTTCAAGACGAAATTCGGGAAGCGGATGAACTGGACATTCCGGATGTGAAGATCAAGCCTGCTGAAATGGCTATGGCAGTGCAGCTGATAGAACAGCTCACAACTGAATTTGATATTTCAAATTACAAAGACACATACACCGAATCGCTGCTGAAACTGATTATGGACAAAGCGAAAGGCAAAAAACCGACGACGCCGAAAATGAAGATCGTGCATTCCAAAAGCAAGGATCTGATGGCCCAGCTAAAAGAAAGTTTGAGCGCGCCGAAACGAAAAGCATCGTGA
- a CDS encoding LytR/AlgR family response regulator transcription factor, which yields MTKILIIEDEKPAVRRLTQLLSEHLPEAQVLESLDTVSSAVNWFSTNPEPDLIFLDIQLADGISFEIFEKVKITAPIIFCTAYDQYAIKAFKLNSIDYLLKPIDPEELAQALTKFKSGRKEAGISLEQIRSLMQPTTKAFKTRFLIKLGERIQSVDTQDIAFFFSEDKVTLLQTRQGKKYIVDYILDEIEEMVSPEQFFRINRKYISSIYAIRDVFTYSNSRLKVHLENCSDNDILISRERMGAFKSWLGQ from the coding sequence ATGACTAAAATTCTAATCATAGAAGACGAAAAACCTGCAGTCAGGCGCCTTACTCAGCTTTTAAGCGAGCATTTGCCCGAAGCGCAGGTTCTTGAAAGCCTTGATACGGTTTCTTCCGCCGTTAACTGGTTCAGCACTAATCCAGAACCTGACCTGATCTTCCTGGATATTCAGCTTGCAGACGGAATCAGTTTCGAAATATTTGAAAAAGTAAAAATCACTGCGCCGATCATTTTCTGCACGGCTTATGATCAATATGCCATTAAAGCATTCAAGCTGAACAGCATCGATTATCTGTTGAAGCCCATTGATCCCGAGGAACTTGCACAAGCATTAACCAAATTCAAATCAGGCAGGAAAGAAGCCGGCATTTCGCTGGAACAGATCCGCAGCCTGATGCAGCCGACAACAAAAGCATTCAAAACACGCTTTCTGATAAAGCTTGGAGAACGCATTCAGAGCGTTGACACACAAGACATTGCATTCTTTTTCAGCGAAGATAAAGTCACATTGCTACAAACCAGGCAAGGCAAAAAATACATTGTTGATTACATTCTGGACGAGATTGAGGAAATGGTTTCCCCCGAGCAATTTTTCAGGATCAACCGGAAATATATCAGCTCCATTTACGCAATCAGGGACGTGTTCACTTACTCCAACAGCCGCCTGAAAGTGCATCTCGAAAACTGTTCAGATAACGACATTCTGATCAGCCGTGAGCGGATGGGTGCCTTCAAGAGCTGGCTCGGGCAGTAA
- a CDS encoding sensor histidine kinase yields MKSTAKGSKKFWNFSPAFLGANLLVALVISLGSFAKCIATGEGYRDLTREILISFVMSSTLSYGGFLMEDYFDRTISWIQYPVKRLILECLCYFLYVFCTSIVIIFLFQFFVTETFTLNNIPWNRLVSWTGFPMKISFVILFILISRSFLMEWRTAAIESEQLKTERFAQQYQSLKDQLNPHFLFNSLNVLSNLVYENPDTAAKFIRQLSGIYRYVLEVQQEELVTLKQELGFAENFLSLQKIRFEESLQYRIQVDGNAAGSLPPLSLQLLLENAIKHNVASMEMPLRIDIELVNDQLIVKNNLQPKSSLPDDSTGVGLANISKRYALLSEDRISVSNDGGYFVVTLPLLKVQEQATPASVKYVYTK; encoded by the coding sequence ATGAAAAGCACAGCGAAGGGTTCGAAAAAATTCTGGAATTTTTCCCCAGCTTTTTTGGGCGCAAACTTGCTTGTCGCCCTCGTGATTTCGCTAGGTTCGTTTGCAAAATGCATTGCCACTGGTGAAGGTTACCGGGATCTGACCCGGGAAATCCTGATCTCGTTCGTCATGTCGTCCACATTGAGCTATGGCGGATTTTTGATGGAAGATTATTTTGACAGGACCATTTCATGGATTCAATATCCGGTCAAAAGGCTGATTCTGGAATGCCTGTGTTACTTTTTGTATGTCTTTTGCACAAGCATTGTTATCATTTTCCTGTTTCAATTTTTCGTTACAGAGACCTTTACATTGAACAACATCCCTTGGAACAGGCTGGTGAGCTGGACGGGATTTCCGATGAAGATTTCCTTTGTCATTTTATTTATATTAATCAGCCGGTCATTTTTGATGGAATGGCGTACAGCGGCGATTGAATCGGAGCAATTGAAAACAGAGCGTTTTGCGCAGCAATATCAATCTTTAAAAGACCAGCTGAACCCGCATTTCCTTTTCAATTCGCTGAATGTGCTGAGTAACCTCGTTTATGAAAATCCCGACACGGCGGCCAAGTTCATCCGCCAGCTTTCAGGCATTTATCGTTACGTGCTTGAAGTGCAGCAGGAAGAATTGGTTACGCTAAAACAGGAGCTCGGTTTTGCAGAAAATTTTCTGTCACTTCAAAAGATCCGTTTTGAAGAGAGTTTGCAATATCGCATTCAGGTGGATGGAAACGCAGCAGGCTCTTTGCCTCCCCTGTCTTTGCAATTATTGTTGGAAAATGCGATCAAGCATAATGTTGCATCGATGGAAATGCCATTAAGGATTGATATAGAGCTTGTGAATGATCAATTGATTGTCAAAAACAATTTACAGCCCAAGAGTAGCTTACCGGACGATTCTACGGGTGTCGGGCTGGCTAACATTAGCAAGCGTTATGCATTGTTGAGTGAGGATAGAATTTCAGTTAGCAATGATGGCGGTTATTTTGTTGTGACATTACCATTATTGAAAGTCCAAGAACAGGCGACCCCCGCCAGCGTCAAATATGTATATACAAAATAA